From the genome of Muricauda sp. SCSIO 64092, one region includes:
- a CDS encoding DUF6443 domain-containing protein has translation MKHLQILVFALLISSMAWSQTSTENYIKTTHYKKEVQPGQQGTVGAGEKNITVTYFDGMGRPEQRIDVRAGGQQQDIVNYTEFDKIGRLSLEPLPCISSTSNGMKSAGAHSSFCDDFYSNSDYDYSYPNFSDKRYGKSPLNRVEKISAPGRDWRMGSGNEQEFEYLLNDAQEVRLFDVSFTGENTEQPQLVASGSSYYAVNTLIKNVYRNEDHSGTLKDRTREEFMDKQGMLVLKRNYENEIPHDTYYIYDDYDNLTFVVTPKVNIADGVSTTELNELCYQYKYDKRNRLIEKKLPGRGWESIVYNKLDQPVLTQDANLALRELWLFTKYDVLGRILYTGFFDSDSNRGSLQTVVDNHTVLWEEKQDNTIIIDNTSLYYTNNAFPTTSIGELHSITYYDAYVDMDGLGIPSSVFNQTITSEIQGLPTVTKTRVLDGNEWITNVLGYDEKGREIFSAAKNPFLNTTDRVEHLLDFTGNIQQTKHRHQKGSAEEIVIIDKFTYDEWDRLLSHKQCIGRDGISECGTVDPSLPTNPIYDTVITSSVTELASNSITLASGFHFKATATISFSAKISSVASSELIAENSYDALGNLRAKKVGHTAASPLQTYDYKYNIRGWLRQLNDPGNLGNDLFGFKVNYNEVDHGASPRFNGNIAEVAWKSKNDNTLRWYAYSYDALDRIKSATFTNGRYSVSNLDYDKNGNLIKLDRNGWQNSGSIFTDMDRLVFGYSSSSNKLIKVLDNGNDTYGFTDGVDQANEFHYDPNGNLIRDLNKAIGTGSHNGITYNHLDLPKEIKFNHSSSQRINYTYDASGNRLKKEVSNGAVTEYSNGFVYTDGALSFFPISEGYVTPNGAEGYDYVYQYTDHLENVRLSYSDANGDGSITVSTDPNVTEIIEENNYYPFGLKHKGYNDGVTALGNSVGQQWKFGDKQYEDNWDWDSYDFGARSYDPELGRWMSIDPLAEEMRRHSPYNYAFNNPIYYIDPDGMRSWRFPWADTDEIHEANDEHFNEKFSDFRSVLSDASIVVDETGQIIDAKDDGDDNIYLNERTAENVIGKEQKGKNYEVGDYLEMDDLFSSSLEVLPDGFLLSAKVDPMEFEVSPLIGGLKNAAKYVVYFAKGAKGFKYVGITNNFARRAAEHLRARGFVIQPLLKNLTKADARAVEQALIEIYKLGGKSGQTGQLLNKINSIAKTNPKYAAALKRGYELLSTIGIK, from the coding sequence ATGAAACATCTTCAAATTTTGGTTTTTGCGCTACTAATTTCTTCAATGGCTTGGAGTCAAACGAGCACGGAAAACTATATAAAAACCACACATTACAAAAAGGAAGTACAACCAGGGCAACAAGGTACCGTAGGTGCTGGTGAAAAGAACATTACGGTCACTTATTTTGACGGTATGGGAAGGCCGGAACAACGCATCGATGTTAGGGCTGGTGGACAGCAGCAGGACATTGTCAATTACACCGAATTCGACAAAATTGGAAGGCTATCCCTAGAGCCTTTACCCTGTATTAGTTCGACAAGTAACGGTATGAAATCCGCCGGAGCCCATAGCAGTTTTTGCGACGATTTTTATTCGAATTCAGACTATGACTATTCCTATCCCAATTTTAGCGATAAAAGATATGGTAAATCCCCGTTAAACCGGGTAGAGAAAATATCGGCACCCGGACGGGATTGGCGGATGGGAAGTGGAAATGAACAGGAGTTTGAATACCTCCTAAATGATGCCCAGGAAGTACGATTGTTCGACGTAAGTTTCACGGGAGAAAATACAGAGCAACCCCAATTAGTTGCCAGTGGTTCTTCATACTATGCGGTAAATACTTTGATTAAAAATGTATACCGTAACGAAGATCATTCCGGAACCTTAAAGGACCGGACCAGAGAGGAATTTATGGACAAACAGGGGATGTTGGTATTAAAACGGAACTACGAGAACGAAATCCCCCATGACACCTATTATATATATGACGATTATGATAATTTGACATTTGTTGTGACCCCAAAAGTGAATATTGCCGATGGCGTTTCCACTACCGAATTGAACGAATTGTGTTACCAATACAAATACGATAAGCGAAACCGATTAATTGAAAAGAAATTGCCTGGAAGGGGTTGGGAATCCATAGTGTACAACAAACTGGACCAACCGGTTCTTACACAGGATGCAAACTTGGCCCTACGGGAGCTATGGTTGTTCACGAAATACGATGTTTTGGGGAGAATACTGTACACGGGTTTTTTTGACAGCGATTCAAATCGGGGGAGTCTTCAAACTGTGGTGGACAATCATACCGTCCTTTGGGAAGAAAAACAAGACAATACCATTATCATTGATAACACGTCCCTGTACTATACCAATAACGCATTTCCCACAACCAGCATAGGCGAATTGCACTCCATTACATATTATGACGCCTATGTGGATATGGATGGGTTGGGCATACCCTCTTCCGTTTTCAACCAAACAATAACGTCAGAAATACAGGGTTTACCTACAGTTACAAAGACAAGGGTGTTGGATGGCAATGAATGGATCACAAATGTGCTGGGATATGACGAAAAAGGAAGGGAAATCTTTTCGGCCGCCAAAAATCCCTTTTTAAATACAACGGACAGAGTGGAACACCTTTTGGACTTCACAGGAAATATACAACAGACCAAACATCGACATCAAAAAGGAAGCGCAGAAGAGATTGTAATCATTGATAAATTCACCTATGACGAATGGGACAGGTTGCTTTCGCATAAACAATGCATAGGCAGGGATGGCATTTCCGAATGTGGAACGGTGGACCCCAGTTTGCCTACCAACCCAATTTACGATACGGTCATTACCAGCAGTGTTACCGAACTTGCATCCAATAGCATAACATTGGCCTCTGGTTTTCATTTTAAAGCTACGGCCACCATTAGTTTTTCAGCCAAGATTTCAAGTGTCGCCAGTTCGGAACTCATCGCCGAAAATTCTTATGATGCGTTGGGAAACCTACGGGCAAAAAAAGTGGGCCATACCGCTGCCAGTCCATTGCAAACTTATGATTACAAATACAACATAAGGGGATGGCTTAGACAGCTTAATGATCCCGGTAATCTAGGGAATGACCTTTTTGGGTTTAAAGTAAACTACAATGAAGTGGACCATGGTGCATCACCAAGATTCAATGGCAATATTGCCGAGGTAGCGTGGAAATCAAAAAATGACAACACCTTACGGTGGTATGCCTATAGCTATGATGCATTGGATAGAATAAAGAGTGCAACTTTTACCAATGGAAGGTATTCAGTTTCCAATCTTGATTATGACAAGAATGGTAACTTAATCAAGTTGGACAGAAATGGGTGGCAAAACAGCGGTTCCATTTTTACAGATATGGACAGATTGGTTTTTGGTTACAGTAGTTCATCGAACAAATTAATCAAAGTGCTGGATAACGGAAACGATACGTATGGGTTTACGGATGGGGTCGATCAAGCTAACGAATTCCATTATGATCCCAACGGCAATCTTATTCGGGATCTGAACAAGGCTATAGGTACCGGTTCTCATAACGGAATAACGTACAATCATCTGGATTTACCCAAGGAAATCAAATTTAACCATAGCAGTTCGCAACGAATCAACTATACCTATGATGCCTCCGGAAATCGACTCAAAAAGGAAGTGAGCAATGGTGCAGTCACAGAGTATTCCAATGGGTTTGTGTATACCGATGGGGCACTTTCCTTTTTCCCTATATCTGAAGGGTATGTGACCCCCAACGGAGCGGAAGGGTACGACTATGTGTATCAGTATACCGATCATCTGGAAAATGTCCGCCTCAGCTATTCCGATGCCAATGGGGATGGAAGTATCACCGTAAGTACGGACCCCAATGTCACCGAAATTATTGAGGAAAACAACTACTACCCCTTTGGTCTAAAGCATAAGGGATATAATGATGGTGTAACTGCTTTGGGAAATAGTGTGGGGCAACAATGGAAATTTGGGGATAAACAATATGAAGACAATTGGGATTGGGATAGTTATGACTTTGGCGCCCGTAGTTACGATCCCGAATTGGGCCGATGGATGAGCATAGACCCCTTGGCAGAGGAAATGCGTCGGCACAGTCCATATAACTATGCCTTTAACAATCCTATCTATTATATTGATCCTGACGGGATGCGATCTTGGCGGTTTCCTTGGGCCGATACTGATGAGATTCATGAAGCAAACGACGAGCATTTCAACGAAAAGTTTAGTGATTTTCGTTCGGTTTTATCTGATGCATCAATAGTCGTTGATGAAACAGGGCAAATAATTGATGCTAAAGATGATGGGGATGATAATATATATCTTAATGAAAGAACCGCTGAGAATGTTATAGGAAAAGAACAAAAAGGAAAAAACTATGAAGTTGGAGATTATCTAGAGATGGATGACTTATTTTCTAGTTCCCTGGAAGTATTGCCAGATGGATTTCTTCTTTCTGCCAAGGTAGATCCCATGGAATTCGAAGTATCCCCTTTAATAGGAGGGCTTAAAAATGCGGCAAAATATGTAGTTTACTTTGCTAAAGGTGCCAAAGGTTTTAAATATGTTGGGATTACCAATAATTTTGCTAGAAGAGCAGCCGAACATTTAAGAGCAAGAGGTTTTGTAATTCAACCTTTATTGAAAAACCTCACTAAAGCTGATGCGCGTGCA